The Paenibacillus sp. FSL R7-0345 DNA segment CAGTGTGCCAGCATCGCTGTCAAATCCCGGGATAAAATCCCGAGGATGCCCATCACGCGCGCGTATTCCATCCGGGTCGGACCCAGGATGCCGATACTGCCCAGCGCCTTGCCGTCCAGTGAATACGTTGCTGTGATCAGGCTGCAGTTGGCAAAGGCCTCATGCTTATTCTCCGTTCCGATGCGGACCTGTATACCGGTTCCGCCGGAAGCGGGGGACAGCATCTTCAGCAGGGTCGGTGTCTGCTCCAGCAGATCGAGAATCGTCTTGACCTTGTCGACATCCTTGAACTCCGGCTGGGTCAGCATATTTGCTGCTCCGCTCAGATAGATGCGCTGGTCATGATCGCTTTCGAGCGCCTGGTCAAGCACCTGCATTAACTCTTCGTAATGGGAGATATGACGCTGCATCTCCTCGCCCAGCTCGGAATAGAGCTGGCTCTTCAGCTTGTAGAGCGGTACGTTCACCAGCTTGCTGTTCAGCAGATTTACGACCTTTTCCATTTCGGAAAGGGAAATCTCCGGCGGAATCTGAACCGTACGGTTCTCTACCTGCCCGGTACTGGTAACAATAATCGCCACGGCATTGTTGCCGTCAAGCGGAAGCAGCTGAAAATGGCGCAATGAAGTATGAAAAACCTCCGGTCCCAAAAGGATGGAAGTGTAATTCGTCATATTGGAAAGAATCATTGCCGCATGCTGGATAACCTGTTCAGTAGCGTTCAGCTTCTCGGCGAAAAAGGCGCGGATCGTGCCCATCTCTGCCGTTCCGGCGGAATTCCACGGAACCATATGATCCACATAATAGCGGTAGCCTTTATGTGAAGGAATTCTTCCAGCCGATGTATGCGGCTGTTCAAGATAACCTAATTCCTCCAGATCAGCCATTTCGTTGCGGATGGTTGCCGGGCTGTAGCCCACATCACCACGTTTGGAGATGCTGCGCGAGCCTACAGGCTCAGCGGAAGAAATATAATCATCCACGATAGCATTAAGGATCATTCTCTGGCGTTCAGTTAACATGTTATTCCCTCCTATCGGCTGTGGCTCCGATTCGTTAGCACTCTACTTAGATGAGTGCTAACCACTAATACAAAAATACCAAACTGACCTTGAGATTGTCAAGTCAGTTTCCTTCCGGATTTGGATAACGGCCTGAACAAATTTCATTCCATATTCGGGAAATTTGGCGCAACCTCCATGATCAGCTTTCGTCTGTACATAAAAGGGGGAATAAGCTTTTATGAAACGAAGAAGATTCCTGTTCATCATCCTGCCCGCGTTGCTGATTCTGGCTGGTGCTGTTGCGTTTTATATGAGAGAGACAGCTCTCCAAAACAAATGCTTTTACGGTGATGTGGATTATATCTCGGTACTGCAGTGGGGCGGCGTTGTTTACAATGAGGATTATGCCAATCCGGCCGGCGAGCATAATAAAGGCAAACAGCTGGGGGAAATCACCTACCGTAAAGCCGATCACCAGTGTCCGCGTACAGAAATGCGGGATGGCGATTCCACCCTGCTTGA contains these protein-coding regions:
- the hrcA gene encoding heat-inducible transcriptional repressor HrcA, with product MLTERQRMILNAIVDDYISSAEPVGSRSISKRGDVGYSPATIRNEMADLEELGYLEQPHTSAGRIPSHKGYRYYVDHMVPWNSAGTAEMGTIRAFFAEKLNATEQVIQHAAMILSNMTNYTSILLGPEVFHTSLRHFQLLPLDGNNAVAIIVTSTGQVENRTVQIPPEISLSEMEKVVNLLNSKLVNVPLYKLKSQLYSELGEEMQRHISHYEELMQVLDQALESDHDQRIYLSGAANMLTQPEFKDVDKVKTILDLLEQTPTLLKMLSPASGGTGIQVRIGTENKHEAFANCSLITATYSLDGKALGSIGILGPTRMEYARVMGILGILSRDLTAMLAHWYK